One window of Salminus brasiliensis chromosome 16, fSalBra1.hap2, whole genome shotgun sequence genomic DNA carries:
- the kcnv2a gene encoding potassium voltage-gated channel subfamily V member 2 has product MFKFKGRRRSLFPNYKLGGTNLCPTDPVEEDELPFAQQNWLKPWNSMQELSRDIYDISEEYDDDEDDRFLPSALKLSSPLKNYMLNINVGGKVYQISYRVAARYPKTRIGRLATYTDHNRKLDLCDDYVVQNNEFFFDRDPDIFHNIFNFYRTGVLWIKDELCPRNFLEEINYWGVRIKNTHRCCRISFEERQDELNEQLKVQRELQAEIEVEENEELFRGMAFGPARRKIWNLMEKPFSSITAKLMAVASSLFVLVSLVAMTLNTVEEMQYKTPAGQLSGKTYAEHVETLCIAFFTMEYLLRLVSTPDLKHFGRSVLNGVDLIAILPLYLQMVLECFEDDDHQRHHSDIETVGRVGKVGQVLRIMRLMRIFRILKLARHSTGLRAFGFTLRQCYQQVGCLFLFIAMGIFTFSAMVYTVEHDVHKTNFTSIPHAWWWAAVSISTVGYGDMFPETHLGRIFAFACISFGIILNGMPISILYNKFSDYYSKLKSHEYTSSVKARGKVRLAKRAAKKLAECCEKPYSTAPAPLHCE; this is encoded by the exons ATGTTCAAGTTCAAGGGCCGGAGGCGAAGCCTCTTCCCCAATTACAAGCTTGGGGGCACAAACCTGTGTCCCACTGATCCCGTGGAGGAAGATGAGCTTCCATTTGCCCAGCAAAACTGGCTTAAGCCATGGAATTCAATGCAGGAACTCAGTCGGGACATCTATGACATCTCTGAGgagtatgatgatgatgaagatgatagaTTTTTGCCCTCTGCTCTAAAGCTGTCGTCTCCATTGAAGAATTACATGCTGAACATTAACGTTGGTGGAAAAGTGTACCAGATCTCTTACAGGGTGGCGGCAAGATATCCGAAGACAAGAATTGGCCGTCTCGCAACCTACACTGACCACAACAGAAAGCTTGACCTCTGCGATGACTATGTTGTCCAGAACAACGAGTTCTTCTTTGATAGGGATCCAGACATCTTCCACAACATCTTCAATTTCTACCGGACCGGGGTTCTCTGGATCAAAGATGAGCTGTGTCCTCGCAATTTCTTGGAGGAGATCAACTACTGGGGCGTCCGGATCAAGAACACCCACCGTTGTTGCCGTATCTCATTCGAAGAGAGGCAGGATGAGCTGAACGAGCAGCTGAAAGTCCAGCGGGAGCTGCAGGCTGAGATTGAGGTGGAAGAAAACGAGGAGCTGTTCAGAGGAATGGCTTTTGGTCCTGCCCGGCGCAAGATCTGGAACCTCATGGAGAAACCATTCTCCTCGATTACGGCCAAGCTAATGGCTGTGGCCTCCAGCCTCTTTGTGCTGGTCTCACTGGTGGCCATGACCCTTAACACGGTGGAGGAGATGCAGTACAAAACACCGGCTGGCCAGCTTAGTGGAAAGACCTACGCAGAGCACGTGGAGACCCTCTGCATTGCGTTCTTTACCATGGAATACCTGCTTCGGCTTGTGTCCACACCGGACCTCAAGCACTTTGGGAGGAGCGTGCTGAATGGTGTGGACCTGATTGCCATCCTCCCGCTTTACCTGCAGATGGTTCTGGAGTGCTTTGAGGACGATGACCATCAGCGGCACCACAGTGACATTGAGACGGTGGGGAGGGTGGGTAAAGTGGGACAGGTGCTGCGTATCATGCGTCTCATGAGGATCTTTCGTATCCTGAAGCTGGCTCGACACTCCACGGGACTGCGAGCCTTTGGCTTCACCCTCCGCCAGTGCTACCAGCAAGTGGGCTGCCTGTTTCTCTTTATTGCAATGGGAATTTTCACCTTCTCTGCTATGGTTTACACAGTGGAGCACGATGTCCATAAAACTAACTTCACCAGTATACCTCATGCATGGTGGTGGGCAGCT GTGAGCATCTCCACTGTGGGTTATGGGGACATGTTCCCCGAGACTCACCTGGGACGGATTTTTGCATTCGCCTGCATCTCGTTCGGGATCATTCTGAACGGCATGCCCATCTCCATCTTGTACAACAAGTTCTCAGACTACTATTCCAAGCTGAAGTCCCATGAGTACACCTCCTCTGTGAAGGCTCGTGGCAAAGTGAGATTAGCTAAAAGAGCTGCCAAGAAGTTAGCGGAGTGCTGCGAGAAACCATACAGTACCGCTCCAGCACCCCTCCACTGTGAATAA